The genome window ACTTCCGCACAGTGGTGCTGGACGTGCAGAAAATTGAGGTTCATCTGAAAGAAGAGAAGGACCCGGCCGTATATCAGCTGCTACCCTTCAAGGCCCAGACGATTAACGTGTTGGACTACGTGAACGGCAAGTCGGCCTTGCTGGTCAGCACCGATTTCACCCCTGGCGACTTATCGGAAATTCGGCTGCAGCTCGGCCCGGACAGCTACGTGATTGGGCGCGACGGCCAGCGCTACGACCTGAAAACGCCCAGCGGCCAGACTTCTGGGGTAAAGCTCAAGCTGGATAAAGCCTCCCTGCAGGCCCGGCAGACCTTCCAGCTCCTGCTGGACTTTGATGTGGCCAAATCTATTGTGGAGCGCGGCAACTGGAAGCCCGGCAACGACAAAAAGGAGCGTTACTTGCTCAAGCCCGTTATTCGGGTAGTGGCCCAGGACATTGCCGGCGGCTTGCGCGGTACCGTAACACCCGCCGCGGCTCTGCCCCAGGTGCTGGCCATCCGCTCGTCCATCACCGTACCCGATACGTTCAGCACGGCCGCCGATGCTTCGGGCGCGTTTCAGCTTAGCGGCATTCCTTCGGGTACTTACCGGGTAGAGTTCTTCCCGACAACCACC of Hymenobacter sublimis contains these proteins:
- a CDS encoding DUF4382 domain-containing protein, translating into MQFARLLPLALLAPLALASCSNDNDSSDSANSAKLEVRLMDAPGDFRTVVLDVQKIEVHLKEEKDPAVYQLLPFKAQTINVLDYVNGKSALLVSTDFTPGDLSEIRLQLGPDSYVIGRDGQRYDLKTPSGQTSGVKLKLDKASLQARQTFQLLLDFDVAKSIVERGNWKPGNDKKERYLLKPVIRVVAQDIAGGLRGTVTPAAALPQVLAIRSSITVPDTFSTAADASGAFQLSGIPSGTYRVEFFPTTTAPTGQPAYRVVTRTGITVTNNQVSELGQTTLN